A genomic segment from Gracilimonas sediminicola encodes:
- a CDS encoding NAD(P)H-binding protein encodes MNKTAIVIGATGLVGSHILKQLLEDDRYETVKVFHRRSTGVEHSKLEEHVVDFDNMEEWKHRLIGDELYSALGTTIKKAGSQEKQYTIDFTYQYETAKAAAENGVDKFSLVSSAGANAQSRAFYTKLKGELDEAVKELPFEVITILRPSFLDGDRSENRLGEAIGIFMGKLFTKIPGLKKYRPIFAGKVAEGMINSLHKCPKGYHIFELDEIFYL; translated from the coding sequence ATGAATAAAACAGCGATCGTTATTGGTGCTACCGGTCTGGTAGGTTCTCATATTTTGAAACAGCTTTTGGAAGATGATCGCTACGAAACCGTGAAAGTGTTTCACCGGCGAAGTACAGGCGTTGAGCATTCCAAGCTGGAAGAGCATGTTGTTGATTTCGATAACATGGAGGAATGGAAACACCGGCTAATCGGAGACGAGCTGTATTCTGCATTGGGTACTACCATCAAAAAAGCCGGCAGCCAGGAAAAGCAATACACCATCGACTTCACCTATCAATATGAAACAGCTAAAGCGGCAGCTGAAAACGGCGTAGATAAGTTTTCATTGGTTTCCTCGGCGGGAGCAAATGCTCAGTCCCGCGCATTTTATACTAAGCTTAAGGGCGAACTGGATGAGGCCGTGAAAGAACTGCCTTTTGAGGTTATCACCATTCTTCGGCCTTCTTTCCTGGATGGCGACCGAAGTGAAAACAGATTGGGAGAGGCTATTGGCATTTTTATGGGAAAACTCTTCACCAAAATTCCTGGACTCAAAAAGTACCGGCCTATCTTTGCAGGAAAGGTGGCTGAAGGGATGATCAACTCGCTGCATAAATGCCCCAAGGGATATCATATCTTTGAGCTGGACGAGATTTTTTACCTGTAG
- a CDS encoding serine hydrolase domain-containing protein, translating into MQKRFSFLILFSFLTLTAFGQEVAVQDDIAEAEKLVESYYRHYNIPGMSVSVYRDGEIIWSRGFGYSDLSTQTPVDPDGTLFRVGSVSKTYTAAAVGLLYQLGKMDLDESIHTYVPEFPEKKYDFTVEEVAGHLAGVRHYRDNEFMSTVRYNTVTAGLEIFKEDTLLFEPGSSYSYSSYGWNLVSAAVEGASGEEFIPFMETEVFQPLGMNNTMPDYAYRDIPARTKFYINEDGENKEAPYVDNSYKWAGGGFLSTTEDMIKFGEAHLSTDFLNKKTKDRLMKPLETDDGESTNYGIGWATMKIDGTEWKGHSGGSVGGSTMFLMHLENEVIIAFAINRSSAPMNELRNELAKIFIE; encoded by the coding sequence ATGCAAAAGCGATTTAGTTTTCTGATTCTGTTTTCTTTCCTAACCCTGACTGCCTTTGGGCAGGAAGTGGCCGTTCAGGACGACATTGCCGAAGCCGAAAAACTCGTTGAGTCTTACTATCGGCACTATAACATCCCCGGGATGAGCGTAAGTGTGTACCGGGATGGAGAAATTATTTGGTCACGCGGCTTTGGCTATTCGGATCTTTCCACCCAAACGCCGGTCGACCCTGACGGCACCTTGTTTCGGGTAGGCAGCGTATCCAAAACTTATACCGCCGCTGCCGTCGGGTTACTGTACCAGCTGGGAAAAATGGATCTGGATGAATCGATTCACACCTACGTACCGGAATTTCCTGAAAAGAAATACGACTTTACCGTTGAAGAAGTGGCCGGGCACCTGGCTGGGGTTAGACATTATCGCGATAATGAATTTATGAGTACCGTGCGGTATAACACCGTTACGGCCGGACTCGAAATTTTTAAGGAAGACACCCTTTTGTTTGAACCCGGCTCCTCTTATTCCTATTCCAGCTATGGATGGAATTTGGTAAGCGCTGCTGTTGAAGGCGCTTCGGGTGAAGAATTCATTCCTTTCATGGAAACCGAAGTTTTTCAACCCCTGGGAATGAATAACACCATGCCCGATTACGCCTACCGGGACATTCCTGCAAGAACCAAATTCTATATCAATGAAGACGGAGAAAACAAAGAAGCCCCCTATGTGGACAACAGTTACAAATGGGCCGGCGGAGGATTCCTCTCCACAACCGAAGATATGATCAAGTTTGGGGAAGCTCACCTCTCTACCGACTTTCTGAATAAGAAAACAAAAGATCGCTTGATGAAGCCGCTTGAAACCGATGATGGCGAATCCACTAACTACGGTATTGGCTGGGCAACCATGAAAATTGACGGCACAGAATGGAAGGGACACAGCGGAGGATCTGTAGGCGGAAGCACCATGTTTCTGATGCATCTGGAGAATGAGGTTATCATCGCCTTTGCCATTAACCGATCAAGTGCGCCAATGAATGAACTGCGAAATGAGCTGGCTAAAATTTTTATTGAATAG
- a CDS encoding DUF4900 domain-containing protein, which translates to MGRSMLILVAGFMIITGVITNSNNRRAMMLPQKSAQNISEAQAKNSAVSMIKMAIEKITIDNEWDGEISDVSALPGTASLELYDSESSSYPEGISVGQGGWDEYKVLLYSEATYENYTAVIEVMMRRDSYSKYSYFSDEERSSLLGNSEIYFYSSDVISGPIHTNGTFRMSGTPTFYGHVSSPNNWESRNLFGDNPDFRSTTDFNSPERPLPTQTQINDLKSAATATGLTFTNQIDVTFQDDGSVSISEYDEAAEVWLPAEEYDATEHNGIISTTKKASVKGTVSGPLTLHSEDDIEIMGDLEYYDDPRNNEVSADLLGLVSEKDVILDKDAHTYKGSADVNLHASIMAMGTSFRVENYSSGGYRGKINLLGGIIQKNRGPVGTFGGFFGDTGFSKNYEYDTRLRYSIPPYFPRESVFSILSWKDRVIVKN; encoded by the coding sequence ATGGGACGATCTATGTTAATTTTAGTGGCCGGATTTATGATTATCACCGGCGTTATTACAAACTCAAATAATCGCCGGGCTATGATGTTGCCGCAGAAATCTGCGCAGAACATCAGCGAGGCTCAAGCCAAAAATTCGGCCGTCAGTATGATCAAGATGGCCATAGAAAAAATCACCATCGATAATGAATGGGATGGAGAGATTTCGGATGTAAGCGCACTTCCGGGCACGGCCTCCCTCGAACTTTACGATTCAGAAAGCTCCTCCTATCCCGAAGGAATATCGGTAGGCCAAGGCGGCTGGGACGAGTATAAAGTGCTGCTGTACAGCGAAGCCACCTATGAAAATTACACCGCCGTTATTGAGGTGATGATGCGCCGGGATTCTTATTCCAAATATTCCTATTTCTCTGATGAAGAGCGAAGCAGCCTGCTGGGTAACTCAGAAATTTACTTCTACTCCTCGGATGTCATTTCCGGCCCCATTCACACGAATGGTACATTCAGAATGTCGGGAACACCTACTTTTTATGGACATGTTTCGAGCCCGAACAACTGGGAAAGCCGAAATTTGTTTGGCGATAACCCTGACTTCCGGAGTACTACTGATTTTAACTCCCCGGAACGCCCTTTACCCACCCAAACTCAGATTAATGACCTGAAAAGTGCCGCCACGGCAACCGGCTTAACTTTTACCAATCAAATTGACGTGACTTTTCAGGATGACGGCTCCGTTTCTATTTCCGAATATGATGAGGCTGCCGAAGTTTGGCTGCCGGCTGAGGAATATGATGCAACCGAACACAACGGAATTATTTCCACTACCAAAAAAGCATCGGTCAAAGGCACTGTTTCCGGTCCGTTAACCCTGCACTCAGAAGACGACATTGAAATTATGGGCGATCTGGAATATTACGACGACCCGCGAAACAATGAGGTGTCTGCTGACCTGCTTGGACTGGTGAGTGAAAAAGATGTGATTCTCGACAAAGACGCTCATACCTATAAGGGCTCCGCTGATGTAAACCTTCACGCTTCCATCATGGCGATGGGTACTTCGTTCCGGGTTGAAAATTACAGCTCGGGAGGCTATCGCGGAAAAATAAACTTACTGGGCGGCATCATTCAAAAGAACAGGGGACCGGTTGGCACTTTCGGTGGATTTTTCGGAGACACCGGATTTTCAAAAAACTATGAGTATGACACCCGGCTCCGGTACTCAATCCCTCCGTATTTCCCACGTGAAAGTGTGTTCTCCATTCTTTCCTGGAAAGACCGCGTAATTGTTAAAAACTGA
- a CDS encoding amidohydrolase codes for MKKVLSLIFVSLFTLSSFAQSTADLKKIIDERADEIEQQVIDWRRHFHENPELSNREFETAAYIAEYLNELGLEVETEIAHTGVVALLEGGKPGPVIALRADMDALPVTERTDVPFKSTATGMYQGKEVGVMHACGHDTHMAILMGVAKILTEMKDDLKGTIKFIFQPAEEGAPQGEEGGGELMVKEGVLQNPDVDVIFGLHINDATPVGTIRYRPEGIMASVNSFSLDIKGKQAHGSAPWNGVDPIVTAAQIINNAQTIVSRNMELTKQAAVVTFGVIEGGVRHNIIPESIHLEGTIRALDEDMRQLIFKRLETIVQNTAESNGAEATLTIHKGYPITYNDPELTAMMAPTIEEVAGEENAMIMDAITGAEDFSFFQKEVPGLYFFIGGKDPNREASGHHTPDFYIDESGMKLGVRAMSNLVIDYMNSAGM; via the coding sequence ATGAAAAAAGTACTCTCCCTGATTTTCGTTTCACTTTTCACCCTAAGCAGTTTTGCCCAATCCACAGCCGACCTAAAAAAAATTATCGATGAGCGGGCTGATGAAATTGAACAGCAGGTCATAGACTGGCGCCGGCACTTCCACGAAAACCCGGAGCTTTCTAACCGTGAATTTGAAACGGCTGCCTACATTGCTGAATACCTGAATGAGCTGGGCTTAGAAGTGGAAACCGAAATAGCCCATACCGGAGTAGTTGCACTTTTGGAAGGCGGCAAGCCCGGGCCGGTCATCGCTTTACGGGCCGACATGGACGCCCTCCCCGTCACCGAACGCACCGATGTTCCCTTTAAATCAACAGCGACCGGGATGTATCAGGGTAAAGAAGTTGGCGTAATGCACGCTTGCGGTCACGATACCCACATGGCCATCCTGATGGGAGTGGCTAAAATACTCACGGAAATGAAAGACGACCTGAAGGGAACCATTAAGTTTATTTTTCAACCCGCAGAAGAAGGGGCGCCTCAGGGAGAAGAAGGCGGTGGCGAGCTGATGGTTAAAGAGGGCGTTCTCCAAAACCCGGATGTAGATGTAATCTTTGGGTTACATATTAATGATGCCACCCCGGTTGGAACTATTCGCTACCGTCCCGAAGGAATTATGGCCAGCGTGAACAGCTTCAGCCTCGATATTAAAGGGAAGCAAGCTCACGGCTCAGCTCCATGGAATGGAGTCGACCCGATTGTGACGGCCGCTCAAATCATCAATAATGCCCAAACCATTGTGAGCCGGAATATGGAACTCACCAAACAAGCGGCTGTTGTTACTTTTGGCGTTATTGAGGGAGGTGTTCGTCACAACATCATCCCGGAAAGCATTCATCTTGAAGGAACCATTCGCGCCCTGGATGAAGACATGCGTCAGCTTATTTTTAAGCGACTGGAAACCATCGTCCAAAATACGGCAGAAAGCAACGGGGCCGAAGCAACCCTGACGATCCACAAGGGATACCCGATCACATACAACGACCCGGAATTAACGGCCATGATGGCTCCCACTATTGAAGAAGTAGCCGGAGAAGAAAATGCAATGATTATGGATGCCATCACCGGAGCAGAGGATTTCTCCTTTTTCCAGAAGGAAGTGCCCGGCCTATACTTTTTTATTGGCGGAAAAGATCCCAACCGGGAGGCTTCCGGGCATCACACCCCGGATTTCTACATTGATGAAAGCGGGATGAAATTAGGTGTTCGGGCGATGAGCAATCTGGTGATTGATTATATGAATTCCGCCGGAATGTAA
- a CDS encoding MBL fold metallo-hydrolase, translating into MIRYLLLSLLFISGCTEKSTPDETEQTGQFITILGIAQDAGFPQSDCQKVHCQQFWDGEVKKRHVVSLGLTDQSTGQNWMFEAAPDFTAQLHQLKKTSRNDDLSGVFLTHAHIGHYTGLMYLGHEVMGASEVPVYAMPRMKSYLETNGPWSQLFTMGNISLQVLRSDSTIQLTPHLSVTPFLVPHRDEYSETVGYRISSPNKDVLFIPDINKWHIWERDIIEEIGRVDLALLDGTFYDAAELPGRDMSEIPHPYVEESIELFKDLPASEKAKVMFIHFNHTNPLILDSPERRKMEKLGFKVASEGLTIRL; encoded by the coding sequence ATGATCAGATATTTACTTTTATCCCTGCTTTTTATTTCCGGGTGCACCGAAAAGTCCACTCCTGATGAAACAGAACAGACTGGACAGTTCATCACCATTTTGGGCATTGCACAGGATGCCGGTTTCCCGCAGTCTGATTGCCAAAAAGTGCATTGCCAACAATTTTGGGATGGAGAGGTAAAGAAACGGCATGTTGTAAGTCTGGGATTAACCGACCAATCCACCGGTCAAAACTGGATGTTTGAAGCCGCTCCTGATTTCACCGCCCAATTGCATCAGCTTAAAAAAACTTCCCGCAATGACGATCTTTCCGGGGTGTTTTTAACTCATGCACACATTGGTCACTATACGGGGTTGATGTATCTCGGTCATGAGGTAATGGGTGCATCAGAAGTACCGGTTTATGCCATGCCACGGATGAAATCCTATCTGGAAACCAACGGGCCATGGAGCCAACTGTTTACCATGGGTAATATCTCCTTGCAAGTACTCCGTTCTGATTCTACCATCCAACTAACGCCACATCTGTCTGTTACCCCGTTTTTAGTTCCTCATCGGGATGAATACTCGGAAACGGTGGGCTATAGAATCAGTTCCCCAAATAAGGATGTGCTTTTCATTCCGGATATTAATAAATGGCATATTTGGGAAAGGGACATCATCGAAGAAATTGGCCGGGTTGATCTGGCTCTTCTTGATGGTACTTTCTATGATGCGGCAGAACTACCCGGCCGGGATATGAGTGAAATCCCTCATCCATATGTAGAGGAAAGCATTGAGCTTTTCAAAGACCTGCCCGCATCCGAAAAAGCCAAAGTCATGTTCATTCATTTTAACCATACCAATCCGCTTATTCTGGATAGCCCTGAGCGCAGGAAAATGGAAAAGCTGGGGTTCAAAGTAGCTTCAGAAGGATTAACCATCCGGCTATGA
- a CDS encoding M23 family metallopeptidase, which translates to MPASKFSGLVLLFFALTFSNVFAQYADLPITIEVEYNDEGEPTFYAKNKSLTPYTVNLDFSSVSNAMPPNPNPYKKTARFGKTRLLEIKKSGLSDSYVRFSYTYSYNIGCLDTEPDDLEYLLPVAEGKATEIFGLSHIGELFDKETPDDFYALGFRAEAGDTVYASRGGVITDIEVDNDDSETENYFTSNYNYVQIVHEDCTFGSYSHLKKGGILVQKGDEVVAGDPIGIVASKEDETEIGFRFTLAYKNDDYRSGSDDKYWNYAVPLFRTSVEKNAKLKPDHIYRAVHPVDIITQEMGWFERRRWKKRNR; encoded by the coding sequence ATGCCTGCATCTAAGTTCAGCGGTTTAGTTCTCCTTTTTTTTGCGCTTACCTTTTCCAATGTCTTCGCTCAATATGCGGACTTGCCTATTACCATCGAAGTGGAGTATAACGATGAAGGTGAGCCCACTTTTTATGCTAAGAACAAGTCGCTGACTCCATATACCGTAAACCTTGATTTCTCGTCGGTAAGTAACGCCATGCCTCCCAATCCAAATCCCTATAAAAAAACAGCGCGCTTTGGAAAGACACGCCTTCTTGAGATCAAAAAATCAGGATTGTCTGATTCTTATGTAAGGTTTTCATACACCTACTCTTATAATATCGGATGCCTGGATACAGAACCGGATGATCTGGAGTATTTACTCCCTGTTGCTGAAGGGAAAGCCACTGAAATATTCGGGCTCAGCCATATTGGCGAATTGTTTGATAAAGAAACCCCCGATGATTTCTATGCGCTCGGTTTCAGGGCCGAAGCCGGAGACACCGTTTATGCAAGCAGGGGCGGAGTTATCACTGATATTGAAGTTGACAACGATGACTCTGAGACAGAGAATTATTTCACTTCAAATTATAACTATGTGCAAATTGTCCATGAAGACTGCACCTTCGGTTCCTACTCTCACTTAAAGAAAGGCGGCATTCTTGTGCAAAAAGGAGATGAGGTAGTTGCAGGAGATCCGATCGGGATTGTAGCGTCGAAAGAAGACGAAACTGAAATCGGTTTCCGGTTTACCCTTGCCTACAAGAACGATGATTACAGGAGCGGTTCTGACGATAAGTACTGGAATTATGCCGTTCCCCTGTTTCGTACTTCGGTTGAAAAAAACGCTAAACTTAAGCCCGATCATATTTACAGGGCCGTACATCCGGTAGATATCATCACCCAGGAAATGGGATGGTTTGAACGACGAAGGTGGAAGAAAAGAAACAGATGA
- a CDS encoding CC0125/CC1285 family lipoprotein, translated as MQLRFIFLSLILLTLFIAGCATSYHPENWRGYGFTEKQLSEQSYLVSFSGNSRTSPTDVQHMLLRRCAELTIQNGFSYFLILDKDSDKKSEISYSEISEEYDHSESFTKSVQIYMAHEKEISPEGRPKAINAGIYLRD; from the coding sequence ATGCAATTACGATTTATTTTCCTATCCCTTATTCTTCTCACTTTATTTATAGCCGGATGTGCTACATCTTATCACCCTGAAAACTGGCGAGGCTATGGTTTTACCGAGAAGCAGCTTTCCGAGCAAAGCTATTTGGTTTCCTTTAGCGGAAACTCCCGCACTTCGCCAACTGATGTGCAGCACATGTTACTCCGTCGCTGTGCAGAACTCACCATACAGAATGGCTTCAGTTATTTTTTAATTCTGGACAAAGACTCGGATAAAAAATCTGAGATTTCATACAGTGAAATTTCGGAGGAGTACGATCACAGCGAATCATTCACGAAATCCGTTCAGATCTATATGGCTCACGAAAAGGAAATCAGTCCCGAGGGACGCCCAAAAGCAATTAATGCCGGTATTTACCTTCGGGATTAA
- a CDS encoding serine hydrolase domain-containing protein → MRRLLLFVLFFVSTSPLQAQSYYPGSWGDWEKKSPEKVGMNAKKIQAAIEYAQAEETDNPRSMEENHYGTFAREPFGDGIGPFKDRGEQTGIIVKDGYIIAEWGEPFRVDMTHSVTKSFLTTTVGVAYDRGLIRDVNDKVNAYMAPIYFMEWDNNQNKADRLKEPKVFEPFKGEHNSKITWNHLLRQTSDWEGTLWGKPDWADRPSGDRSEWMTRERHEPGTEWEYNDVRVNLLALAAMNVLREPLPKVLREEVMDKIGASPTWRWMGYENSWVIIDGQQMQAVSGGGHWGGGMFISARDQARFGLLTLRNGRWKDEQIISEEWNKMAQTPTEANSNYGFMNWFLNVNKDRLTSAPTTAFFHLGAGTNMVYVDQENDLVIVARWIKGSAMDGVVKRVLEAVE, encoded by the coding sequence ATGCGCCGGTTATTACTGTTTGTCCTGTTCTTTGTCTCCACTTCACCCCTGCAAGCTCAAAGCTATTATCCCGGAAGCTGGGGTGATTGGGAGAAAAAATCACCGGAAAAAGTAGGCATGAATGCGAAGAAAATTCAGGCAGCCATTGAATATGCCCAAGCCGAAGAGACCGACAATCCCCGCAGCATGGAAGAAAATCACTACGGCACTTTTGCTCGTGAACCTTTTGGGGATGGAATCGGGCCGTTTAAAGACCGCGGCGAACAAACCGGAATTATTGTGAAAGACGGATATATTATTGCAGAGTGGGGCGAACCGTTCCGGGTTGATATGACGCACAGCGTCACCAAAAGCTTCCTCACCACCACCGTTGGGGTTGCCTATGATCGCGGCTTAATCCGGGATGTAAACGACAAAGTGAATGCTTACATGGCTCCGATTTACTTCATGGAATGGGATAACAACCAAAACAAAGCCGACCGGCTTAAAGAGCCAAAAGTGTTTGAACCATTCAAAGGAGAACATAACTCCAAAATCACCTGGAACCACCTGTTACGTCAAACTTCTGATTGGGAAGGAACCCTGTGGGGTAAACCTGACTGGGCCGACCGACCTTCCGGCGACCGTTCGGAGTGGATGACCCGCGAGCGGCATGAACCCGGAACCGAATGGGAATATAATGACGTTCGCGTAAACCTGCTGGCTCTTGCCGCAATGAATGTGCTAAGAGAGCCGCTACCTAAAGTGCTTCGTGAAGAGGTTATGGATAAAATCGGAGCATCTCCTACCTGGCGCTGGATGGGATATGAAAACTCATGGGTAATTATTGACGGACAACAAATGCAAGCCGTAAGCGGTGGAGGGCATTGGGGCGGAGGCATGTTTATCAGCGCCCGAGACCAGGCCCGGTTTGGACTGTTAACGTTAAGGAACGGCCGATGGAAAGATGAACAGATTATTTCTGAAGAATGGAATAAAATGGCCCAAACTCCTACCGAAGCCAATTCTAATTATGGCTTTATGAACTGGTTCTTAAATGTGAATAAAGACCGGCTTACCAGTGCCCCAACTACCGCTTTCTTTCACCTTGGCGCCGGCACAAACATGGTCTATGTAGATCAGGAAAATGATCTGGTTATTGTCGCACGATGGATTAAAGGAAGCGCTATGGATGGGGTTGTAAAACGTGTGTTAGAAGCTGTTGAATGA
- a CDS encoding ArsR/SmtB family transcription factor: protein MGILMNIPDLDVFQVIADPSRRKILEMLTRETHTINSLAENFEVSRPAISKHVNILHDNGFITITNKGRERHCSLHTDGFLEVQRWLSFFTDFWRKKISDS, encoded by the coding sequence ATGGGAATACTTATGAATATTCCGGATTTAGATGTTTTCCAGGTAATAGCCGACCCAAGTCGAAGAAAAATTCTTGAAATGCTAACCCGGGAAACACATACGATAAACTCTTTAGCCGAAAATTTTGAGGTCAGCAGACCCGCCATTTCCAAGCATGTAAATATCCTTCACGATAACGGCTTTATCACTATCACAAATAAGGGAAGGGAACGTCACTGTTCTTTACACACCGATGGGTTTCTGGAGGTACAGCGATGGCTTAGTTTCTTTACCGACTTCTGGAGAAAGAAGATCAGCGACTCATAG
- a CDS encoding PIN domain-containing protein: MSKYMVLVDSSVWIEYFKSGNIPALDRLIEENLVCINEIILTELAPELLKQGESEVLEGLEAIEMIPLKIDWEIIRRYQLMNLERGVNKVGIPDLMIMQQVIEEKLSLFSLDKHFKLLQNHLNFDLFPQ; encoded by the coding sequence ATGTCAAAATACATGGTGCTTGTGGACAGCTCGGTTTGGATTGAATATTTCAAATCTGGAAATATTCCGGCACTTGATCGTTTGATTGAAGAAAATCTGGTCTGCATTAATGAGATTATACTAACAGAATTGGCACCGGAATTACTAAAACAGGGAGAAAGTGAGGTTTTGGAAGGGTTGGAAGCTATCGAAATGATACCTTTAAAAATCGACTGGGAAATTATTCGCAGGTATCAGCTTATGAACCTTGAGAGGGGTGTTAACAAAGTGGGTATCCCTGATTTGATGATCATGCAGCAAGTAATAGAAGAAAAACTATCGCTTTTTAGCTTAGACAAGCACTTCAAGCTGTTGCAAAACCACCTGAATTTTGATCTATTTCCCCAATAA
- a CDS encoding type II toxin-antitoxin system VapB family antitoxin has translation MRTTLEIPEKLMEEAMKVTGAKTKSQLIRDALQQQIDHEKRKRLISHKGTINLNINLDTLRDRE, from the coding sequence ATGAGAACAACGTTAGAAATACCTGAAAAACTGATGGAAGAAGCCATGAAGGTGACGGGTGCTAAAACCAAAAGTCAGCTTATCCGTGATGCCCTGCAGCAGCAAATTGATCACGAAAAAAGGAAGCGGCTGATTTCACACAAAGGCACCATCAACCTTAATATCAACCTGGATACACTGAGGGATCGTGAATAA
- a CDS encoding nuclear transport factor 2 family protein, with translation MKKLSLLLICSFISFTAFAQTELELIQETLTDYIEGTANGEPDRLHKAFHPDFNLYTVIGDDSLRVWDGQDYISGFREGRKSNRIGRIISIDHENDAATAKVEIVMPNRGVYTDYFLLLKLKEGWKIIHKTYTGRPFYGNKE, from the coding sequence ATGAAAAAACTTAGCCTGTTATTAATCTGCTCATTTATCAGCTTTACCGCTTTCGCTCAAACAGAATTAGAACTCATCCAGGAAACCCTAACTGATTATATAGAAGGAACTGCCAACGGAGAACCGGACCGCTTGCATAAGGCTTTTCATCCCGACTTTAATTTATATACCGTGATTGGTGACGACAGCCTCAGGGTTTGGGATGGCCAGGATTATATTTCGGGATTCCGGGAAGGACGAAAAAGCAACCGCATTGGCCGGATTATTTCCATCGATCATGAAAACGATGCAGCAACCGCTAAAGTTGAAATTGTGATGCCGAATCGTGGTGTATATACCGATTACTTCCTGCTCCTGAAGTTAAAAGAGGGCTGGAAAATCATCCATAAAACCTATACCGGCCGTCCTTTTTATGGTAACAAGGAATAA
- a CDS encoding MFS transporter, with translation MDKKIPAHILPVIVLAQFAGTSLWFAGNAVVDELILTLALPELFVGYITMAVQAGFIAGTLLFAFLNIADRFSPVRVFLFCALGGSAANLLVMGSASGLGIIAARFVTGFFLAGIYPVGMKIASDWHKEGLGKALGYLVGALVVGTAFPHLLKFMGGELPWRYVIAGTSVIASGGGLLLFFTVPEGPNRTPSAGFKFDAGAILKLFRNTNFRSAAFGYFGHMWELYTFWAFVPVMLAWYALQNNQPDLSVSFWSFVIIGVGGISCAIGGYWSLKKSSKWVSKISLAGSGLCCLLIPFSFNLPLALFLVVLITWGVFVIPDSPQFSTMVARSSESSYVATGLTIVNSLGFAITIVSIQLVNLSWSATDSPYVFWLMAFGPLMGYWAISAYKGTEN, from the coding sequence ATGGATAAAAAGATCCCTGCCCACATACTTCCTGTAATTGTACTGGCCCAGTTTGCCGGCACTTCACTCTGGTTTGCGGGTAATGCCGTGGTGGATGAGTTGATCCTTACGTTGGCCCTCCCGGAATTATTTGTGGGATATATAACTATGGCGGTACAGGCGGGGTTTATTGCCGGAACACTGCTCTTTGCTTTCTTAAATATTGCAGACCGGTTTTCGCCGGTGAGAGTGTTTCTATTTTGTGCTCTTGGGGGATCTGCAGCTAACCTGTTGGTGATGGGATCAGCATCGGGGTTGGGTATAATCGCTGCCCGTTTTGTAACCGGATTCTTTTTAGCCGGCATCTATCCGGTGGGGATGAAAATAGCTTCTGATTGGCATAAAGAGGGGTTGGGAAAGGCGCTGGGTTACCTGGTTGGAGCCCTGGTTGTGGGAACAGCATTTCCTCATCTTCTGAAATTTATGGGCGGAGAGCTCCCTTGGCGCTATGTGATTGCAGGCACCTCGGTAATAGCTTCAGGCGGTGGATTGCTTTTGTTCTTTACCGTGCCCGAAGGACCGAACAGAACGCCATCGGCAGGGTTTAAATTTGATGCCGGCGCCATCCTGAAACTGTTCAGGAATACGAATTTCAGGTCGGCCGCTTTCGGGTATTTTGGTCACATGTGGGAGCTATATACTTTCTGGGCGTTTGTACCGGTAATGCTTGCATGGTATGCCTTACAAAATAATCAGCCGGATCTTTCAGTTTCATTCTGGAGCTTTGTGATTATAGGGGTTGGTGGTATCAGCTGTGCCATAGGAGGGTATTGGTCGCTAAAGAAAAGCAGTAAGTGGGTATCAAAAATTTCATTAGCCGGCTCGGGGCTGTGTTGTCTGCTCATTCCTTTCTCCTTCAACCTTCCTCTCGCATTATTCCTGGTGGTACTTATCACTTGGGGAGTATTCGTAATTCCTGACAGCCCCCAGTTTTCAACAATGGTGGCCCGGTCTTCAGAGTCCTCCTATGTAGCTACGGGCTTGACGATTGTAAACAGTCTGGGTTTTGCAATTACTATCGTTAGTATTCAACTGGTAAACCTGAGCTGGTCGGCTACCGATAGCCCGTATGTTTTTTGGCTGATGGCATTCGGCCCGTTAATGGGATATTGGGCGATAAGTGCTTACAAAGGGACGGAAAACTGA